The following are from one region of the Lacinutrix sp. Bg11-31 genome:
- a CDS encoding CPBP family intramembrane glutamic endopeptidase, translated as MDKTFKIILLTLASFGLSFALRHFFYSDLINWINLNIKNIGISHFVTDLIIGIPLFIGVGLIHDFKNFIKNLGLNKSIKKALLFSLICTSPMFIGYFIVFDLNSEITFTKILRGAFIAAFIEELFFRGILFGQIYRFTKIGFFPSIIFGALIFALGHLYQSQELSTLIGVFLTTFLGAILFAWVYVEWDNNLWVSIFLHLFMNLFWMLFSVADNAFGGTYANVFRIITIILVITLTIAYKFKKGIKLEVNKSTLIINK; from the coding sequence ATGGATAAAACATTTAAAATTATATTGCTAACTCTAGCCTCTTTTGGTCTTTCTTTTGCTTTGAGACATTTCTTTTACTCCGACTTGATAAATTGGATTAATTTAAACATAAAGAATATTGGAATTAGTCATTTTGTCACTGATTTGATTATTGGAATACCTTTATTTATAGGAGTTGGTTTAATTCATGATTTCAAAAACTTTATCAAAAACCTAGGACTTAACAAATCCATTAAAAAGGCATTATTGTTTTCTTTGATATGTACATCTCCAATGTTTATTGGATATTTTATAGTTTTTGATCTTAATTCTGAAATTACTTTTACTAAAATTTTAAGAGGAGCTTTTATTGCCGCCTTTATTGAAGAACTGTTTTTTAGAGGAATTCTTTTTGGTCAAATTTATAGATTTACTAAAATTGGTTTTTTTCCTTCAATAATATTTGGAGCATTAATTTTTGCTTTAGGACACCTCTATCAGAGTCAAGAATTATCAACATTAATAGGCGTTTTTTTAACTACTTTTTTAGGAGCAATTTTATTTGCTTGGGTTTATGTGGAATGGGATAATAATTTATGGGTTTCTATTTTTTTACATCTATTTATGAACTTATTTTGGATGCTATTCTCCGTAGCTGATAACGCATTTGGAGGCACATATGCTAATGTTTTTAGAATTATTACTATTATCCTTGTAATTACTCTTACCATAGCTTATAAGTTTAAAAAAGGAATTAAATTAGAGGTAAATAAAAGCACTTTGATAATAAATAAATGA
- a CDS encoding sensor histidine kinase: protein MNTKLNKSDYILLIIYFVISIAMQTLDYYDRHALIREYWIDFPVDIIMILVLISIFMYWLIPKYIIEQKKYFNFIFFSLLAMIVIGGIDKVVGYWSGDNDWNRFPSTFWFIIESISISANQMGLPFGLLLTKKFYESQTQLLTVEKQQKENELKLLRSQIDPHFLFNNLNTLDSLIDSDPEKAKEYINRLSLIYRYLIKTKDAEVMELSEEIELAKNYMFLIKTRFGNDYDFKVEINTDITDRFIPTGAIQALLENVVKHNKPQNNKAIATTILVEESALKVTNTKSGILSKDESFGTGLENLKARYKLLSDKEVIIINTDKEFVISIPIIKLIDEN from the coding sequence ATGAACACCAAACTAAACAAATCCGATTATATATTATTGATTATCTATTTTGTGATATCCATTGCAATGCAGACTTTAGATTATTATGATCGTCATGCATTAATAAGGGAGTATTGGATAGATTTTCCAGTAGACATAATAATGATTCTTGTATTAATTTCAATATTTATGTATTGGTTAATACCCAAATATATTATTGAGCAAAAAAAGTATTTTAATTTCATATTTTTTAGCCTTTTAGCCATGATTGTTATTGGAGGTATAGATAAAGTTGTTGGTTACTGGTCTGGAGATAATGATTGGAACCGATTTCCTTCAACCTTTTGGTTTATTATTGAATCCATATCTATAAGCGCTAATCAAATGGGATTGCCTTTTGGTTTACTTTTAACTAAGAAGTTTTACGAGAGCCAGACACAGCTTCTTACTGTAGAAAAGCAACAAAAAGAAAACGAACTCAAACTATTACGTTCGCAAATAGATCCTCATTTTTTATTTAATAATTTAAACACACTAGATTCTTTAATAGATAGTGATCCAGAAAAAGCAAAAGAATATATTAATAGGCTATCGTTAATCTATCGCTATTTAATAAAAACCAAAGATGCTGAGGTTATGGAACTGTCTGAGGAAATAGAACTAGCCAAAAATTATATGTTTTTAATTAAAACGCGTTTTGGAAACGATTACGATTTTAAAGTTGAAATAAATACAGATATTACAGATAGGTTTATTCCAACAGGAGCAATTCAAGCCTTATTAGAGAACGTTGTAAAACACAATAAGCCACAAAACAATAAAGCAATAGCAACAACTATTTTAGTTGAAGAAAGCGCGCTTAAAGTAACAAACACAAAATCTGGTATTTTATCTAAAGACGAATCGTTTGGAACAGGTTTAGAAAACTTAAAAGCACGATATAAATTATTGTCAGATAAGGAAGTAATAATTATAAATACAGATAAAGAATTTGTTATTTCAATTCCAATTATTAAATTAATTGACGAAAATTAG
- a CDS encoding LytTR family DNA-binding domain-containing protein has product MKILILEDEIPAYQKLVSFVNDYFQEHIPHDWARSNAEGKAFLVNNKYDFILSDIQLLDGVSFDLYNEIDIDSPIIFCSAHDDYLFQAFNTNGIAYILKPYTQTDFKKAIEKYQSLFKQGDYNALSNETITELKVALKEEANNYKKRFVIKKTKGIQLLNVSEISIIEASGDFCIATDFSGKRHIISQNLGSIIQQLNPTKFFKINRSEILSIDYIENLESHFKNRLLIKIKGLKDKVMTSSSTTAEFRKWLEQ; this is encoded by the coding sequence ATGAAAATTTTAATTCTAGAAGACGAAATACCAGCATATCAAAAACTAGTTTCTTTTGTAAACGACTATTTTCAAGAACACATTCCTCACGATTGGGCACGATCTAATGCTGAAGGAAAAGCGTTTCTTGTAAATAATAAGTATGACTTTATTTTGTCGGACATTCAATTGCTAGATGGTGTGTCGTTCGATTTGTATAATGAAATTGATATCGATTCTCCAATTATTTTCTGTTCTGCTCACGACGATTATTTGTTTCAAGCATTTAACACAAACGGTATTGCGTATATATTAAAACCGTACACGCAAACAGATTTTAAAAAGGCAATTGAAAAATACCAATCTCTATTTAAACAAGGCGATTATAACGCACTTTCTAACGAAACAATCACAGAGCTTAAAGTTGCTTTAAAAGAAGAGGCTAATAATTATAAGAAGCGTTTTGTAATTAAAAAAACAAAAGGAATTCAACTCTTAAATGTATCAGAAATTAGTATAATTGAAGCTTCAGGAGATTTTTGCATTGCCACAGACTTTAGTGGAAAACGACACATTATTTCTCAAAATTTAGGATCAATTATTCAACAATTAAATCCAACTAAGTTTTTTAAAATAAACAGAAGCGAGATTCTAAGCATAGATTACATAGAAAACTTAGAAAGCCATTTTAAAAACCGATTATTAATTAAAATAAAGGGCTTAAAAGATAAAGTAATGACGAGTTCTTCTACAACAGCAGAGTTTAGAAAATGGCTGGAGCAGTAA
- the lepA gene encoding translation elongation factor 4: MKHIRNFCIIAHIDHGKSTLADRLLDATGSVTAREQQAQLLDSMDLERERGITIKSHAIQMEYTYEGQEYVLNLIDTPGHVDFSYEVSRSIAACEGALLIVDAAQSIQAQTISNLYLALENDLEIIPVLNKIDLPSANPEEVTDDIVDLLGCKPEEVIHASGKTGFGVENILEAIIKRIPAPKGDPDAPLQALIFDSVYNTFRGIETYFRVFNGEIKKGQKIKFVATDNHYFADEVGTLKLTQVAKKSVKTGDVGYLITGIKTAKEVKVGDTITDFDNPTTNIVEGFEDVKPMVFAGIYPVDTEDYEELRNSMEKLQLNDASLVFQPESSAALGFGFRCGFLGMLHMEIIQERLEREFDMTVITTVPNVSYYAYTNKNPDEPFIVNNPSDLPEPTMINRVEEPYIKATIITKADFVGNVMSLCIEKRGMIINQTYLTPVRVELTFEMPLAEIVFDFYDRLKTVSKGYASFDYHPIGMKVSKLVRLDVLLNAQPVDALSALIHADNAHHIGKKMTEKLKELIPRQQFDIPIQAAIGAKIIARETVKALRKDVTAKCYGGDISRKRKLLEKQKKGKKRMRQVGNVEIPQQAFMAVLKLND, encoded by the coding sequence ATGAAGCACATTAGAAATTTTTGCATTATTGCACATATTGATCACGGAAAAAGTACACTTGCCGATCGTTTACTCGATGCAACAGGTTCTGTAACTGCTCGTGAACAACAAGCGCAACTTTTAGATAGTATGGATTTGGAACGCGAACGTGGTATTACCATTAAGTCGCATGCTATCCAAATGGAATATACTTACGAAGGTCAAGAGTATGTTTTAAACTTAATTGATACTCCTGGTCATGTAGATTTCTCTTACGAGGTATCAAGATCTATTGCTGCTTGTGAAGGCGCATTACTAATTGTAGATGCTGCGCAAAGTATACAAGCACAAACTATTTCTAATTTATATTTAGCACTAGAGAATGATTTAGAAATTATTCCTGTTTTAAATAAAATCGATTTACCAAGTGCAAACCCAGAAGAAGTTACAGACGATATTGTAGATCTTTTAGGTTGTAAGCCAGAAGAAGTAATACACGCAAGTGGAAAAACTGGTTTTGGTGTCGAAAATATTTTAGAAGCAATTATTAAGCGTATTCCTGCTCCAAAAGGAGATCCTGATGCACCGCTTCAAGCTTTAATTTTCGATTCGGTTTACAATACTTTTAGAGGTATTGAAACTTACTTTAGAGTTTTTAATGGAGAAATTAAAAAAGGACAAAAAATTAAATTTGTCGCTACAGATAATCATTATTTTGCAGATGAAGTTGGTACTTTAAAATTAACACAAGTTGCAAAGAAAAGTGTAAAAACTGGTGATGTTGGTTATTTAATTACTGGAATAAAAACGGCAAAAGAAGTAAAAGTAGGAGATACAATTACAGATTTTGATAACCCAACTACAAATATTGTTGAAGGTTTCGAAGACGTAAAACCAATGGTTTTTGCAGGAATTTATCCTGTAGATACAGAGGATTACGAAGAGCTTAGAAATTCTATGGAAAAGCTTCAGTTAAACGATGCTTCTTTGGTGTTTCAACCAGAAAGTTCTGCGGCTTTAGGTTTTGGTTTCCGTTGTGGTTTCTTAGGAATGCTACACATGGAAATTATCCAAGAGCGTTTAGAACGTGAGTTTGATATGACGGTAATTACTACTGTACCAAACGTATCGTACTACGCTTATACCAATAAAAATCCTGACGAACCATTTATTGTAAATAACCCAAGTGATTTACCTGAACCAACAATGATAAATAGGGTTGAAGAACCTTATATAAAAGCTACTATTATTACAAAAGCAGATTTTGTTGGTAACGTAATGAGTTTGTGTATTGAGAAACGTGGTATGATTATAAATCAAACGTATTTAACACCTGTTCGTGTTGAGCTTACTTTTGAAATGCCTTTAGCAGAAATTGTTTTCGATTTCTACGATAGACTTAAAACGGTTTCTAAAGGATATGCTTCTTTCGACTACCATCCAATAGGTATGAAGGTATCGAAATTAGTACGTTTAGATGTCTTATTAAATGCCCAACCAGTAGATGCACTTTCTGCATTAATTCATGCTGATAATGCTCATCATATTGGTAAGAAAATGACTGAAAAGTTGAAAGAATTAATTCCACGTCAGCAATTCGATATCCCAATTCAAGCAGCAATTGGAGCAAAAATTATTGCTAGAGAAACGGTAAAAGCATTACGTAAAGATGTAACGGCAAAATGTTATGGTGGAGATATTTCACGTAAACGTAAGTTACTAGAAAAGCAGAAAAAAGGTAAAAAGCGTATGCGTCAAGTTGGTAATGTAGAAATACCTCAACAAGCATTTATGGCTGTTTTAAAGTTGAATGATTAA
- a CDS encoding outer membrane beta-barrel protein, which translates to MKYLLYSLIFLFSSESIAQQFTISGTVVDEQNTPIAYANVIVMQPITEDLGNSGFKNIKGVSTDEKGFFVFDNLEKGNYRIAISFLGFKEEVKTVQLSKRENLKITLKEDTETLGEVTITSTKPILKKEVDRLVFKVANTALSEGSLLDVLRSTPGVLILDDAITVKNSTPTVYINDRKVNLSASEIAQLLENSPANSIKKVEVITNPPAKYDAESGAVLNIVMSRNLITGYRGNVFSKYTQGIYPRYNAGINQFYKTKKINVNLNYSFTKSKINRENDNSVNYLDNSGDLEEQWLTKNNRNTSSNNHNANLNFDYFIDDSNTLSFSSNVLLVPYYDYRINGQTEVVDNENAKLFNFNANNHSKDEKYNLGFNLDFVHRFKSKGKLAFNVHYTDYDYQRNQNVSSDYFFTNNVGNFSTAFITDNNQDTNIISSQIDYDLPIDESSDFSFGLKSSAIKTNSNIAQFDINQGTGTIDFNAENSNVFDYEETIFAAYTSYNKSWDKWRFSGGLRLEQTNLEGLSVSDNVKNTQDYFELFPTLNLSHQASEKVNVYTNYKRSLSRPSYQLLNPFNFFLNDNTIVTGNPNILPSFSNHFVVGTEINKLYTIEAYYKDSSNEIVELPRQDNTNNLLIYSPTNIGNTKELGFDFITYFDVKDNWSVYFVTSFYNIQEEAFIDNQLLKMDQWSNYSELSNNISLLKDRSLKMNFTLTYASKNQQGFQIVDSRLISDLSFSKSILKKKATLSLAFADLFNKQDFAVRSKFGNQDNRNFTNLDNRYVKLGFNYKFGNTTLRTNERTKELNERDRLEKN; encoded by the coding sequence ATGAAATACCTTTTATACTCACTTATTTTTCTTTTTTCTTCGGAAAGCATAGCGCAGCAATTTACCATTTCTGGGACTGTTGTTGATGAGCAAAACACTCCAATTGCATATGCCAATGTTATAGTTATGCAACCAATTACAGAAGATTTGGGAAATTCAGGATTTAAAAATATTAAGGGAGTTTCTACAGATGAAAAAGGTTTTTTCGTCTTTGATAATCTTGAAAAAGGAAATTATAGAATAGCAATAAGTTTTCTAGGATTTAAAGAAGAAGTGAAAACAGTTCAACTTTCTAAAAGAGAAAATCTCAAAATTACTTTAAAGGAAGACACTGAAACTTTAGGAGAAGTCACGATTACCTCAACCAAACCAATCTTAAAAAAAGAAGTAGATAGACTTGTGTTTAAGGTTGCAAATACAGCATTAAGTGAAGGAAGTCTACTAGATGTATTACGTAGTACACCAGGTGTTTTAATTTTAGATGATGCTATTACTGTAAAAAATAGTACACCAACAGTTTATATTAACGATAGAAAAGTAAATCTATCTGCTAGCGAAATAGCCCAGCTTTTAGAAAACTCGCCAGCAAATAGCATAAAAAAAGTAGAAGTTATTACCAATCCACCAGCAAAATATGATGCCGAAAGTGGTGCGGTTTTAAATATAGTAATGAGCAGAAATTTAATTACTGGTTATCGTGGCAATGTATTTAGTAAATATACTCAAGGTATTTACCCAAGATATAATGCAGGAATTAATCAGTTTTATAAAACAAAAAAGATTAATGTTAATTTAAATTACAGTTTTACAAAAAGTAAAATTAATAGAGAGAACGATAATAGCGTAAACTACCTTGATAATTCGGGAGATTTGGAAGAACAATGGCTAACGAAAAATAACAGAAACACGTCCTCTAACAATCACAATGCTAACTTAAATTTTGATTATTTTATAGACGATAGTAACACATTAAGTTTTTCGTCTAACGTGTTATTAGTGCCTTATTATGATTATAGAATAAATGGACAAACGGAAGTTGTAGATAACGAGAACGCTAAGCTTTTCAATTTTAATGCTAACAATCATTCTAAAGATGAAAAATATAATTTAGGATTCAACTTAGACTTTGTGCATCGTTTTAAAAGCAAAGGAAAGCTGGCATTTAACGTTCATTATACAGATTACGACTACCAAAGAAATCAAAACGTAAGTAGTGATTATTTTTTTACTAATAATGTAGGAAACTTTAGTACTGCTTTTATTACTGATAATAACCAAGATACAAATATTATAAGCTCTCAAATTGACTATGATTTGCCTATAGATGAAAGCTCAGATTTCTCCTTTGGTTTAAAATCGTCCGCTATTAAAACCAATAGTAATATTGCTCAGTTTGATATTAACCAAGGAACAGGCACTATAGATTTTAATGCAGAAAACTCTAACGTATTTGATTATGAAGAGACTATTTTTGCCGCTTATACGAGTTACAATAAATCTTGGGATAAGTGGCGTTTTAGTGGTGGATTAAGATTAGAGCAAACTAACTTAGAAGGATTGTCTGTTTCAGATAATGTAAAAAACACTCAAGACTATTTTGAGTTGTTTCCAACATTAAATTTAAGTCATCAAGCTTCAGAGAAAGTAAATGTTTACACTAATTATAAACGTAGTCTTTCTAGACCTAGTTATCAATTATTAAATCCGTTTAACTTCTTTTTAAATGACAATACAATAGTAACAGGTAACCCAAATATATTACCTTCTTTTTCAAATCATTTTGTAGTTGGTACAGAAATAAATAAGCTTTACACGATAGAAGCTTATTACAAAGATAGTTCTAACGAAATTGTAGAACTGCCTAGACAAGATAACACTAATAACCTATTAATATATTCGCCAACTAATATTGGCAATACCAAAGAGTTAGGTTTCGATTTTATTACTTATTTTGATGTTAAAGATAATTGGTCAGTTTATTTTGTAACGTCTTTTTATAATATTCAAGAAGAAGCTTTTATTGATAACCAATTACTTAAAATGGACCAATGGAGTAACTATTCTGAACTTAGTAATAATATCTCGTTATTAAAAGATAGGAGTTTAAAAATGAATTTTACGTTAACTTATGCTAGTAAAAACCAACAAGGATTTCAAATAGTAGATTCTCGTTTAATATCAGACCTGTCCTTTAGTAAGTCTATTTTAAAAAAGAAAGCAACGCTATCTTTAGCCTTTGCAGATTTGTTTAACAAGCAAGACTTTGCAGTAAGATCAAAATTTGGAAACCAAGATAATCGCAATTTCACCAATTTAGATAACCGTTACGTTAAGCTAGGCTTTAATTATAAATTTGGTAATACAACTTTAAGAACTAACGAGCGCACTAAAGAGTTAAATGAGCGAGATCGTTTGGAGAAAAATTAA
- a CDS encoding PD40 domain-containing protein, translating into MKTRVFNLLLIAIVCFSCKKEAKTEGEKTVVTSETIEIKNPLIYTDEVHFKDLRQVTFGGDNAEAYWSFDDKQIVFQSNYTKWNVSCDQMFLMHADDTFNGTVPPMVSTGKGRTTCSYFMPDNKHIIYASTHLANENCPDTPLRKNGKYIWPVYDTFDIFVADLEGNIVKQLTNEKGYDAEPTVSPKGDKIVFTSTRSGDLELYTMNLDGSDVKQITDELGYDGGAFFSPDGTKIIFRSSRPKTEKEIKDYKDLLAEGLVEPTDMELYICNADGSDLRQLTDLGNANWSPFFHPSGKKILFSSNFEAERGFPFNLYLIDIDGKNLERVTHGETFDAFPVFSNNGKKLAFSSNRNNGGGRDTNLFIAEWQD; encoded by the coding sequence ATGAAAACACGTGTATTTAACTTATTACTTATCGCAATTGTTTGTTTTTCTTGTAAAAAGGAAGCGAAAACAGAAGGTGAAAAAACTGTAGTAACTTCTGAAACAATAGAAATAAAAAATCCTTTAATCTATACAGATGAAGTTCATTTTAAAGACTTGCGTCAAGTTACTTTTGGTGGAGATAATGCTGAGGCCTATTGGAGTTTCGATGATAAGCAAATAGTATTTCAATCTAACTATACAAAATGGAACGTTAGCTGTGACCAAATGTTTTTAATGCATGCAGACGATACTTTTAATGGTACTGTTCCTCCAATGGTAAGTACAGGAAAAGGACGTACAACATGTTCTTATTTTATGCCAGACAACAAGCATATAATTTATGCGTCTACACATTTAGCAAATGAAAATTGCCCAGATACTCCTTTACGTAAAAACGGAAAATACATCTGGCCTGTTTACGATACTTTCGATATTTTTGTAGCCGATTTAGAAGGTAATATTGTTAAACAATTAACCAACGAAAAAGGCTACGATGCAGAACCAACAGTATCTCCAAAAGGCGATAAAATTGTATTTACGTCGACTAGAAGTGGTGATTTAGAATTATACACTATGAATCTTGATGGTAGCGATGTTAAACAAATTACAGATGAGCTTGGTTACGATGGAGGTGCTTTTTTCTCACCAGATGGCACAAAAATTATCTTCCGTTCTTCTAGACCAAAAACAGAAAAAGAAATTAAAGACTATAAAGATTTATTAGCTGAAGGTTTAGTAGAACCAACAGATATGGAGCTTTACATTTGTAATGCAGATGGAAGTGATTTAAGACAATTAACCGACTTAGGAAACGCTAATTGGAGTCCGTTTTTTCATCCAAGTGGTAAGAAAATATTATTCTCTTCTAACTTTGAAGCAGAGCGTGGTTTCCCTTTTAACTTATACTTGATAGATATTGATGGTAAAAATTTAGAACGCGTAACACATGGTGAGACTTTTGATGCTTTTCCTGTGTTTTCGAACAATGGTAAAAAACTAGCTTTTTCTTCTAATAGAAATAATGGAGGTGGACGCGATACTAATTTGTTTATTGCAGAGTGGCAGGATTAA